A window from Alloyangia pacifica encodes these proteins:
- a CDS encoding ParB/RepB/Spo0J family partition protein, translating to MAKRRKLEAPSAEDLTRYEEEFHRESSSRGLMSAPIAQVAAEAATLHDPRPAGQRAEAAKDKADAERLRDAEGRGLVMLELAVDDINADALVRDRVVLDAEEMEELKASIAKGGLRLPIEVFPTPADGQGFGYGLLSGYRRLKAFRDLYALTKDSRYQKIKAVIRDPEAMGGTFAAMIEENEIRASLSHYERGRIAVIAAQQGAFVNAEEAVNALFPQASKAKRSKIRSFALIFEELGDMLTFPDLLKEKDGLRIAAALRDGAEVRLREALAERVPETAAEEAELIAAALDGVELTSDPKRGGRPKKAASPAKALSSGLTVQLGEDAQGWVIRVRGKRVGRELMEAAMLELERLLDAP from the coding sequence ATGGCAAAGAGACGCAAGCTCGAGGCGCCCTCGGCAGAGGACCTGACCCGCTACGAAGAGGAGTTCCACCGCGAAAGCTCGTCGCGCGGGCTGATGTCGGCGCCGATCGCGCAGGTGGCCGCCGAGGCGGCGACGCTGCATGACCCGCGGCCGGCGGGGCAGCGAGCCGAGGCGGCGAAGGACAAGGCTGACGCCGAGCGGCTGCGGGATGCCGAGGGGCGCGGGCTGGTGATGCTCGAGCTGGCCGTGGACGACATCAACGCCGATGCGCTGGTGCGTGACCGGGTGGTGCTCGACGCCGAGGAGATGGAGGAGCTGAAGGCCTCGATCGCCAAGGGCGGGCTGCGGCTGCCGATCGAGGTGTTTCCGACGCCGGCAGACGGGCAGGGGTTCGGCTACGGGCTGCTGTCGGGCTACCGGCGGCTGAAGGCCTTCCGCGATCTTTATGCGCTGACCAAGGATAGTCGTTACCAGAAGATTAAGGCGGTGATCCGCGACCCCGAGGCCATGGGCGGCACCTTTGCCGCGATGATCGAGGAGAACGAGATCCGCGCCTCGCTCAGCCATTACGAGCGCGGGCGGATCGCGGTGATCGCGGCGCAGCAGGGCGCCTTCGTCAATGCCGAGGAGGCGGTCAACGCGCTGTTTCCGCAGGCCTCCAAGGCGAAGCGCTCGAAGATACGCTCCTTTGCACTGATCTTCGAGGAGCTGGGCGACATGCTAACCTTCCCCGACCTGTTGAAGGAGAAAGACGGGCTGCGGATCGCCGCGGCGCTGCGCGACGGCGCCGAGGTGCGGCTGCGTGAGGCGCTGGCCGAGCGGGTGCCGGAGACGGCCGCCGAGGAGGCGGAGCTGATCGCCGCGGCGCTGGACGGGGTCGAACTCACCTCGGACCCGAAGAGGGGCGGGCGGCCGAAAAAGGCCGCGTCGCCTGCCAAGGCGCTGTCCTCGGGGCTGACGGTGCAGCTCGGCGAGGATGCGCAGGGCTGGGTGATCCGGGTCCGCGGCAAGCGCGTCGGACGCGAACTGATGGAAGCGGCGATGCTGGAGCTGGAGAGGCTCCTGGACGCGCCGTAG
- a CDS encoding AAA family ATPase, whose product MAHKPGTPPKADLPPYFNIDPAEAAAKLADPIDTARFAKAASFAMRGRDDLARRGYAPDGAKRLRRFSTWEICRYLIPVNPAHLRRVLRQNPDLPQGEGEGGSKWFTLEEVLRLRDHFAEEGAKDREYRAWRPEGLPAKVVAVANFKGGVGKTSTCAHLAMSAALDGYKVLVIDLDSQGSMTSIMGGKVEDEWQTVFPMLARDYALHLQQENKVREAAGQTPFQFDETLSAALEVSPRNLVQKTHWPNIDLIGAQLNLYWAEFQVPVWRMQMLSWPLWDALTNALEEGGMLDDYDIILLDTPPALGYLTINALSAADILLVPLGASFLEFDSTGRFFDMIYSTFASIEEGENRVRRADGLPEMRFEWDAVRALVTRFDAAQQTDLANVIQAYFGDFMTTYRQELTAMVGQAGEQVSGIYETDYRDFNRDTYVRGRETFDRTWAEVKEVILGTWWRDAQMEQAEREAV is encoded by the coding sequence ATGGCACATAAACCCGGCACTCCGCCGAAGGCAGACCTTCCCCCCTATTTCAACATCGACCCGGCCGAGGCCGCGGCAAAGCTCGCCGATCCCATAGACACCGCGCGTTTCGCAAAGGCCGCATCCTTTGCCATGCGCGGTCGCGACGATCTTGCCCGCCGCGGCTATGCGCCCGACGGGGCGAAGCGGCTGCGACGCTTCTCGACCTGGGAAATCTGCCGCTACCTGATCCCGGTCAACCCGGCCCACCTGCGCCGCGTGCTGCGCCAGAACCCCGACCTGCCGCAGGGCGAGGGCGAAGGCGGGTCCAAGTGGTTCACGCTCGAGGAGGTTCTGCGGCTGCGCGACCATTTCGCCGAGGAAGGTGCCAAGGATCGCGAGTACCGGGCCTGGCGCCCCGAGGGGCTTCCGGCCAAGGTGGTCGCCGTGGCCAACTTCAAGGGCGGCGTCGGCAAGACCTCGACCTGCGCGCATCTTGCGATGTCCGCCGCGCTCGACGGCTACAAGGTGCTGGTGATCGACCTCGACAGCCAGGGCTCGATGACCTCGATCATGGGCGGCAAGGTCGAGGACGAATGGCAGACCGTTTTCCCAATGCTGGCCCGCGACTATGCGCTTCACCTCCAGCAGGAGAACAAGGTCCGCGAGGCCGCCGGGCAGACACCTTTCCAATTCGATGAGACGCTGAGCGCTGCACTCGAGGTTTCGCCGCGAAACCTCGTGCAGAAGACCCACTGGCCGAACATCGACCTCATTGGCGCGCAGCTCAACCTCTACTGGGCCGAGTTCCAGGTGCCGGTCTGGCGGATGCAGATGCTGAGCTGGCCGCTCTGGGACGCGCTGACCAATGCGCTGGAGGAGGGGGGGATGCTGGATGACTATGACATCATCCTGCTCGACACCCCGCCGGCGCTTGGCTACCTGACGATCAATGCGCTTTCGGCCGCGGACATCCTATTGGTGCCGCTGGGGGCGTCCTTCCTCGAGTTCGACTCGACCGGGCGGTTCTTTGACATGATCTATTCGACCTTTGCCTCGATCGAGGAGGGGGAGAACCGGGTTCGGCGCGCGGACGGATTGCCCGAGATGCGGTTCGAATGGGATGCGGTCCGGGCACTGGTGACGCGGTTTGACGCGGCGCAGCAGACCGACTTGGCGAATGTCATCCAGGCTTATTTCGGCGACTTCATGACTACCTACCGGCAGGAGCTGACCGCGATGGTCGGGCAGGCGGGGGAGCAGGTCTCGGGGATTTACGAGACCGATTACCGGGACTTCAACCGGGACACCTATGTGCGCGGGCGCGAGACCTTCGACCGGACATGGGCAGAGGTGAAGGAGGTGATCCTCGGGACGTGGTGGCGCGACGCGCAGATGGAGCAGGCTGAGAGGGAGGCCGTCTGA
- a CDS encoding replication initiation protein — protein sequence MDDIPRDRLSGPLRRGAVKKHVAAIHVSGKLTLLQRKLSNVLLLNAYDTLTSQSRHQIDARTLSLMIGYNSNDMETLKQSLRGLAETVAEWDMLDEKGQQEWGVSSLLSYAKLKGGVCEYAYSPALAEKLHDPKVFALINLNIQRRFTSGHALALYENCYRFVRTGSTGWWSLDLFRRLMGVADSPYYEVYKQLNAKIIKPAVAEVNKTSNILLTPETRKMGRTVTEIRFLISENPQLAILDLDDGEGLRNSELYGRLRELGVSDRLARQWLAEHGEEYVAEKLEYVEGQEGVKNTVGYLTKALREDYAKGAPAKAPEVSRRNPAKPSTLRARRLERIRDLAASRKPTQRDADKLLFIGRLSGAARDDFERHGWMSALNAEAIAAFWEELSPGAFDGLAEDAESA from the coding sequence ATGGACGATATTCCGCGCGACCGGCTGAGCGGCCCGCTGCGCCGCGGAGCGGTGAAGAAGCACGTTGCGGCGATCCACGTTTCGGGCAAGCTCACGTTGCTGCAGCGCAAGCTGTCGAACGTGCTGCTGCTCAACGCCTACGACACGCTCACCTCGCAGTCTCGGCACCAGATCGACGCGCGCACGCTCAGTCTGATGATCGGCTACAACTCCAACGACATGGAGACACTAAAACAGTCTCTGCGCGGCCTCGCGGAGACTGTTGCGGAATGGGACATGCTCGACGAGAAGGGCCAGCAGGAATGGGGAGTCAGCTCGCTGCTCAGCTACGCCAAGCTGAAGGGCGGTGTCTGCGAATATGCCTACTCTCCGGCGCTCGCCGAGAAGCTGCACGACCCGAAGGTCTTTGCGCTGATCAACCTCAATATACAGCGGCGCTTCACCTCGGGCCATGCGCTGGCGCTCTACGAGAATTGCTACCGTTTCGTGCGCACCGGCTCGACCGGTTGGTGGTCGCTCGACCTCTTCCGGCGCCTGATGGGTGTGGCGGACAGCCCCTATTACGAGGTCTACAAGCAGCTCAACGCCAAGATCATCAAGCCCGCGGTGGCCGAGGTGAACAAGACCTCGAACATCCTCCTTACGCCGGAGACCCGCAAGATGGGGCGCACGGTGACGGAGATCCGCTTCCTGATTTCCGAGAACCCGCAATTGGCGATCCTCGATCTCGACGATGGGGAGGGGCTGCGCAACTCCGAGCTTTACGGTCGGTTGCGCGAGTTGGGAGTCTCGGACCGGCTGGCGCGTCAGTGGCTGGCCGAGCATGGCGAAGAGTATGTCGCCGAGAAGCTGGAGTATGTCGAGGGCCAGGAGGGGGTGAAGAACACCGTCGGCTACCTCACCAAGGCGCTGCGCGAGGATTACGCGAAGGGCGCGCCGGCGAAGGCGCCGGAGGTTTCGCGGCGAAACCCTGCGAAACCGTCAACGCTGCGTGCGCGGCGTTTGGAACGCATTCGGGACCTCGCCGCAAGCCGCAAGCCGACGCAGAGAGACGCCGACAAGCTGCTGTTCATCGGCCGCCTCTCGGGTGCGGCGCGGGATGATTTTGAGCGCCATGGTTGGATGTCGGCGCTGAACGCCGAGGCCATCGCGGCCTTCTGGGAGGAGTTGTCGCCCGGCGCCTTCGACGGGCTCGCCGAGGACGCCGAGAGCGCGTAG
- a CDS encoding MFS transporter — protein MSHQSAALPPPAPGRWSMLALICLGVVGVLCTWFSATAIIPELVSDWQLSPTQAAWLTNAVQLGFVVGALGSSLVNLPDILPMKRLMTGAAIIAALANAALLVSDPTTAILARFLTGIALAGVYPPALKLMSTWFSRGRGLALGFLIGALTLGSSMPHLFRALTTGINWQAVVWGTSGAALASAILFAGTLREGPYGFGRAAFDPRQSLAVFRNRPLMLANLGYFGHMWELYAMWAWFLAFAAAAQESGLAPFPFGTASMLSFVVVASGVIGSLLGGWLSDRIGRCLTCAGMMIVSGACAALIGFAFEGPTLLLAALALIWGVSVVGDSAQFSAAVTELSEPHFVGTALALQLGIGFALTVVAIWLLPIFASAIGGWHWAFLMLLPGPVIGALSMLALRREPAAARLAHGAR, from the coding sequence ATGAGCCACCAGAGCGCCGCCCTCCCCCCTCCTGCCCCGGGCCGCTGGTCGATGCTGGCGCTGATCTGCCTCGGTGTCGTCGGAGTGCTCTGCACCTGGTTCTCGGCCACCGCGATCATACCCGAGCTCGTCAGCGACTGGCAGCTCAGCCCGACCCAGGCCGCCTGGCTGACCAACGCCGTGCAGCTCGGCTTCGTGGTCGGCGCCCTCGGCTCGAGCCTCGTCAACCTGCCCGACATCCTGCCGATGAAGCGGCTGATGACCGGCGCAGCGATCATCGCCGCGCTGGCCAATGCCGCGCTGCTGGTCTCCGACCCGACCACGGCGATCCTCGCCCGCTTCCTCACCGGCATCGCGCTGGCCGGCGTCTACCCTCCGGCACTCAAGCTGATGTCCACCTGGTTCTCGCGAGGCCGCGGCCTCGCCCTCGGCTTCCTGATCGGCGCGCTGACCCTCGGCTCTTCCATGCCGCACCTGTTCCGCGCGCTCACCACTGGCATCAACTGGCAGGCCGTGGTCTGGGGCACCTCCGGCGCGGCCCTCGCCTCGGCCATCCTGTTCGCGGGCACCTTGCGTGAAGGCCCCTACGGCTTCGGCCGCGCCGCCTTCGACCCTCGCCAGTCGCTCGCGGTCTTCAGAAACCGCCCGCTGATGCTCGCCAACCTCGGCTACTTCGGCCACATGTGGGAGCTCTACGCCATGTGGGCCTGGTTTCTCGCCTTCGCCGCCGCGGCGCAGGAAAGCGGCCTTGCACCCTTCCCCTTCGGCACCGCCTCGATGCTGAGCTTCGTGGTGGTTGCCAGCGGCGTCATCGGCAGCCTGCTCGGCGGCTGGCTCTCGGATCGCATCGGCCGGTGCCTGACCTGCGCCGGAATGATGATCGTCTCCGGTGCCTGCGCCGCCCTCATCGGCTTCGCCTTCGAGGGTCCGACCCTGCTGCTCGCCGCCCTTGCCCTTATCTGGGGGGTCAGCGTCGTCGGCGACAGCGCGCAGTTCTCCGCCGCGGTCACCGAGCTTTCCGAGCCGCATTTCGTCGGCACCGCCCTCGCCCTGCAACTCGGCATAGGCTTTGCCCTGACCGTCGTGGCGATCTGGCTTTTGCCCATCTTTGCGAGCGCGATCGGCGGCTGGCACTGGGCATTCCTGATGCTGCTGCCCGGCCCGGTGATCGGCGCCCTTTCCATGCTCGCCCTGCGCCGCGAACCGGCAGCGGCGCGTCTCGCCCACGGCGCGCGCTAA
- a CDS encoding sugar transferase, translating to MYRQFAKPIFDTLLALALLPLLVPVIAVLWLMVRLEGGPGFFGHRRIGKNGRVFRCWKIRTMVPNAEQKLQQYLASNPAARAEWERDHKLTNDPRITRLGRFLRETSLDELPQIWNVLTGEMSFVGPRPVVRAEMTKYGMHRTAYLLMKPGITGLWQVSGRNDVTYDERVEMDVRYLCEQSFATDSRLLLLTAKTVLDRTGR from the coding sequence ATCTACCGCCAATTCGCCAAGCCGATTTTCGACACGCTTCTCGCCCTCGCGCTTCTGCCGCTTCTGGTGCCGGTGATTGCCGTCCTGTGGCTGATGGTGCGCCTCGAAGGCGGGCCGGGTTTCTTCGGCCACCGCCGGATCGGCAAGAACGGCCGGGTCTTCCGCTGCTGGAAGATCCGCACCATGGTGCCCAACGCCGAGCAGAAGCTGCAGCAATATCTCGCCAGCAACCCCGCTGCCCGCGCCGAATGGGAACGCGATCACAAGCTGACGAATGACCCGCGCATCACCCGCCTTGGCCGCTTCCTGCGCGAGACCAGCCTCGACGAGCTGCCGCAGATCTGGAACGTGCTGACCGGCGAGATGAGCTTCGTCGGCCCCCGCCCGGTCGTCCGCGCCGAAATGACCAAATACGGCATGCACCGCACCGCCTACCTGCTGATGAAGCCGGGGATCACCGGGCTGTGGCAGGTCTCCGGCCGCAACGACGTCACCTACGACGAGCGAGTCGAGATGGACGTGCGCTACCTCTGCGAGCAGTCCTTCGCCACCGACAGCCGACTGCTGCTGCTCACCGCGAAGACCGTGCTGGACCGCACCGGCCGCTGA